In one Modestobacter sp. L9-4 genomic region, the following are encoded:
- a CDS encoding type B 50S ribosomal protein L31, whose translation MRNGIHPEYRTVVFQDTSTGETFRTRSTVQTSRTIELDGETLPVVPVEISSSSHPFWTGNQRVLDTAGRVEKFNQRYGARQRG comes from the coding sequence ATGCGAAACGGCATCCACCCCGAGTACCGCACCGTCGTGTTCCAGGACACGTCGACGGGGGAGACCTTCCGGACCCGTTCGACGGTCCAGACCAGCCGCACGATCGAGCTGGACGGCGAGACGCTGCCCGTGGTCCCGGTCGAGATCAGCTCGTCCTCCCACCCGTTCTGGACCGGCAACCAGCGTGTGCTCGACACCGCGGGCCGGGTCGAGAAGTTCAACCAGCGGTACGGCGCGCGCCAGCGCGGCTGA
- a CDS encoding polynucleotide kinase-phosphatase yields the protein MSELAVPELSLVVLIGASGSGKSTFARQHFLPTQVLSSDACRAMVADDENDQSATPAAFAVLHAIAAARLRAGRLTVVDATNVKREDRASLVQLARDHDVLPVAIVLDLPEGVCLERNAARPDRDLARTVVSRQRAELRRGLRGLSREGFRKVHRLGSVADVDAAVVTYEKAYNDLRDQTGPFDVVGDVHGCRAELEALLGRLGYTVTRDEQGRAVDAVPPEGRRAVFLGDLVDRGPDSPGVLRLVMGMVRAGHALCVPGNHENKLVKALRGRDVQVTHGLETTLAQLAEESEEFRTDVAEFCHGLVSHYVLDGGALVVAHAGLTEELHGRASARVRSFALYGDTTGETDEFGLPVRYPWAQDYRGRAVVLYGHTPVPEPEWVNNTLCLDTGCVFGGRLTALRYPERELVDVPAERTWYEPARPFLPDAGPAPERPAEVLDVADVLGKRVVETRLSGRVTVREENAAAAIEVMSRFALAPQQLAYLPPTMSPVATSSVEDLLEHPAEAFSYYRGEGVAEVVCQEKHMGSRAVALVRRSDAGGDPTRPVGERGALHTRTGRAFFGPELSTAFLARLSQAVADAGVFDELDSDWVLLDGELLPWSVKAGDLVRGQYASVGAAARSVLPVAESVLVQAAARGLDVGDLLDRQRARTADALSFTDVYRRYCWPTDGLTGTAFAAFQVLGAAGRTFADRPHDWHLGVADRLVAADPELLRATAHRSVDVTDPAAEQAATEWWTALTADGGEGMVVKPAANLTRARRGVVQPGLKVRGREYLRLVYGPDYTAPANLARLRDRNLGRKRGLALREYALGLEGLERLARGEPMWRVHECVFAVLALESEPVDPRL from the coding sequence ATGAGCGAGCTCGCCGTCCCGGAGCTGTCGCTGGTGGTGCTGATCGGTGCCTCCGGCTCGGGCAAGTCCACCTTCGCGCGGCAGCACTTCCTGCCCACCCAGGTGCTGTCCAGCGACGCCTGCCGCGCCATGGTCGCCGACGACGAGAACGACCAGTCGGCGACGCCGGCGGCCTTCGCGGTGCTGCACGCCATCGCCGCGGCCCGGCTGCGCGCCGGCCGGCTCACCGTCGTCGACGCCACCAACGTCAAGCGCGAGGACCGCGCCTCGCTGGTGCAGCTGGCCCGCGACCACGACGTCCTGCCGGTGGCGATCGTGCTCGACCTCCCCGAGGGCGTCTGCCTGGAGCGCAACGCCGCCCGCCCCGACCGCGACCTGGCCCGTACCGTCGTCAGCCGGCAGCGCGCCGAGCTGCGCCGCGGCCTGCGCGGGCTCAGCCGCGAGGGCTTCCGCAAGGTGCACCGGCTGGGCAGCGTCGCCGACGTCGACGCCGCGGTGGTCACCTACGAGAAGGCCTACAACGACCTGCGCGACCAGACCGGCCCGTTCGACGTGGTCGGTGACGTGCACGGCTGCCGCGCCGAGCTCGAGGCGCTGCTCGGCCGGCTCGGCTACACCGTGACCCGCGACGAGCAGGGCCGGGCCGTGGACGCCGTCCCGCCGGAGGGGCGGCGCGCGGTGTTCCTCGGCGACCTCGTCGACCGCGGCCCGGACTCACCCGGCGTGCTGCGCCTGGTGATGGGCATGGTCCGCGCCGGCCACGCCCTCTGCGTGCCCGGCAACCACGAGAACAAGCTGGTCAAGGCACTGCGCGGACGCGACGTGCAGGTCACCCACGGCCTGGAGACGACGCTCGCGCAGCTGGCCGAGGAGAGCGAGGAGTTCCGCACGGACGTCGCGGAGTTCTGCCACGGCCTGGTCAGCCACTACGTGCTGGACGGCGGGGCGCTGGTGGTCGCCCATGCCGGCCTCACCGAGGAGCTGCACGGTCGGGCCAGTGCCCGGGTGCGCAGCTTCGCCCTCTACGGCGACACCACCGGGGAGACCGACGAGTTCGGGCTGCCGGTGCGCTACCCGTGGGCGCAGGACTACCGCGGCCGGGCGGTGGTGCTCTACGGCCACACGCCGGTGCCCGAGCCCGAGTGGGTCAACAACACGCTGTGCCTGGACACCGGCTGCGTGTTCGGCGGCCGGCTGACCGCGCTGCGGTACCCCGAGCGCGAGCTGGTCGACGTCCCGGCGGAGCGCACCTGGTACGAGCCGGCCCGGCCGTTCCTGCCCGACGCTGGGCCCGCCCCGGAGCGGCCCGCCGAGGTGCTCGACGTCGCCGACGTGCTGGGCAAGCGGGTCGTGGAGACCCGGCTGTCCGGGCGGGTCACGGTGCGGGAGGAGAACGCCGCGGCCGCGATCGAGGTGATGAGCCGGTTCGCCCTCGCCCCGCAGCAGCTGGCCTACCTGCCGCCGACGATGAGCCCGGTCGCCACCTCCTCGGTCGAGGACCTGCTGGAGCACCCGGCCGAGGCATTCTCCTACTACCGCGGCGAGGGCGTGGCCGAGGTCGTCTGCCAGGAGAAGCACATGGGCTCCCGCGCGGTGGCGCTGGTGCGCCGCTCGGACGCCGGTGGCGACCCGACGCGGCCGGTGGGGGAGCGCGGTGCGTTGCACACCCGCACCGGACGGGCGTTCTTCGGCCCCGAGCTGTCCACGGCGTTCCTGGCCCGGCTGTCGCAGGCGGTGGCCGACGCCGGGGTGTTCGACGAGCTGGACAGCGACTGGGTGCTGCTCGACGGTGAGCTGCTGCCCTGGTCGGTGAAGGCCGGTGACCTGGTCCGCGGTCAGTACGCCTCGGTGGGGGCCGCGGCCCGGTCCGTGCTGCCGGTGGCCGAGTCGGTGCTGGTCCAGGCCGCCGCGCGCGGTCTGGACGTCGGCGACCTGCTCGACCGGCAGCGCGCCCGCACCGCCGACGCGCTGTCGTTCACCGACGTCTACCGGCGCTACTGCTGGCCGACCGACGGGCTCACCGGCACCGCGTTCGCGGCGTTCCAGGTGCTGGGTGCGGCCGGTCGCACCTTCGCCGACCGCCCGCACGACTGGCACCTGGGGGTCGCCGACCGGCTGGTCGCCGCGGACCCGGAGCTGCTGCGCGCGACGGCGCACCGCAGCGTGGACGTCACCGACCCGGCGGCCGAGCAGGCGGCCACCGAGTGGTGGACGGCGCTGACCGCCGACGGCGGCGAGGGCATGGTCGTGAAGCCGGCGGCCAACCTGACCCGCGCCCGGCGGGGCGTCGTCCAGCCCGGGCTCAAGGTGCGTGGCCGGGAGTACCTGCGGCTGGTCTACGGCCCCGACTACACCGCCCCGGCCAACCTGGCCCGGCTGCGCGACCGGAACCTGGGCCGCAAGCGCGGGCTGGCGCTGCGCGAGTACGCCCTGGGGCTCGAGGGCCTGGAGCGGCTGGCGCGGGGGGAGCCGATGTGGCGGGTCCACGAGTGCGTGTTCGCGGTCCTCGCGCTGGAGAGCGAGCCGGTCGACCCCCGGCTCTGA
- a CDS encoding 3' terminal RNA ribose 2'-O-methyltransferase Hen1 produces the protein MLLTLSTTHRPATDLGFLLHKNPARAQQVEVSTGTAHVFYPEATDERCTVALLLEVDPIALVRGKGDGEGFALGQYVNDRPYAASSLLAVALGKVFASARRGVSKERPDLVDTPLPLEVHLPALSCRGGAALAERFFAPLGWAVQATAVPLDEQFPEWGASRYVDLRLTGTHRLADAVNHLYVGLPVLDDAKHYWVSTDEIDKLLRAGGGWLAAHPERELIAARYLAHQGRLAGAAIARLAEADDADPEVLDDAPEVPERPTSLAQLRQGAVLAALRSAGAHRVLDLGCGNGALLPALLAEPAFTEVVGVDVSARALEVAARRLRLDQLPERQRARITLLQGALTYTDARLAGYDAAVLMEVVEHLDPDRLPALEHAVFTAAAPSTVLVTTPNVEHNVRYPALAAGGMRHRDHRFEWTRAEFTDWAQGVAGRRGYAVRFLGVGPDDPEVGPPTQLAVFTREVAA, from the coding sequence GTGCTGCTCACGCTGTCGACCACCCACCGGCCGGCCACCGACCTGGGGTTCCTGCTGCACAAGAACCCCGCCCGGGCCCAGCAGGTGGAGGTCTCGACCGGGACGGCGCACGTGTTCTACCCCGAGGCCACCGACGAGCGCTGCACCGTCGCGCTGCTGCTGGAGGTCGACCCGATCGCCCTCGTGCGCGGGAAGGGCGACGGGGAGGGGTTCGCGCTCGGGCAGTACGTCAACGACCGCCCCTACGCCGCCTCCAGCCTGCTCGCCGTCGCCCTGGGCAAGGTCTTCGCCAGCGCCCGCCGCGGCGTGAGCAAGGAGCGGCCGGACCTGGTCGACACCCCGCTGCCGCTGGAGGTGCACCTGCCGGCGCTGTCGTGCCGGGGTGGCGCCGCGCTCGCCGAGCGGTTCTTCGCACCGCTGGGCTGGGCGGTGCAGGCCACGGCCGTCCCGCTGGACGAGCAGTTCCCCGAGTGGGGCGCCTCCCGGTACGTCGACCTGCGGCTCACCGGCACGCACCGGCTGGCCGACGCGGTCAACCACCTCTACGTCGGGCTGCCGGTGCTCGACGACGCCAAGCACTACTGGGTCAGCACCGACGAGATCGACAAGCTGCTGCGCGCCGGCGGGGGCTGGCTGGCCGCCCACCCCGAGCGCGAGCTGATCGCCGCCCGCTACCTCGCCCACCAGGGGCGGCTGGCCGGCGCGGCGATCGCCCGGCTGGCCGAGGCCGACGACGCCGACCCCGAGGTCCTCGACGACGCCCCCGAGGTGCCCGAGCGGCCGACCTCGCTGGCCCAGCTGCGCCAGGGCGCCGTGCTGGCCGCGCTCCGCTCGGCCGGCGCACACCGGGTGCTGGACCTCGGCTGCGGCAACGGCGCGCTGCTGCCGGCACTGCTCGCCGAGCCGGCCTTCACCGAGGTGGTGGGCGTGGACGTCAGCGCCCGGGCCCTGGAGGTCGCCGCCCGCCGGCTGCGGCTGGACCAGCTGCCCGAGCGCCAGCGTGCCCGGATCACCCTGCTGCAGGGCGCGCTCACCTACACCGACGCCCGGCTGGCCGGCTACGACGCCGCGGTGCTCATGGAGGTCGTCGAGCACCTGGACCCCGACCGGCTGCCGGCCCTGGAGCACGCCGTCTTCACCGCGGCGGCGCCGTCCACGGTGCTGGTGACCACCCCCAACGTGGAGCACAACGTGCGCTACCCGGCGCTGGCCGCCGGGGGCATGCGGCACCGTGACCACCGCTTCGAGTGGACCCGCGCGGAGTTCACCGACTGGGCGCAGGGGGTGGCCGGACGACGCGGCTACGCCGTCCGGTTCCTCGGCGTCGGCCCCGACGACCCCGAGGTCGGGCCGCCCACCCAGCTCGCGGTGTTCACCCGGGAGGTGGCGGCATGA
- a CDS encoding iron-siderophore ABC transporter substrate-binding protein codes for MSSRTALRGTAVLAAALVLAGCGGSDAGSGGGSAQGSTAPTSGQSSFPVTVTTAFGDVEVPKAPERVVALGWGDAETALALGVQPVGASDWLAFGGEGVGPWAAGEYDQAPQIIGTLEPSYEAIAALKPDLILDTKSPATQERYDKLSAIAPTIGQPEGVDPYLTTYTQQLDLVGQALGKTTEADAVAAQVDDAFTAAAAAHPEFKGVDVAVAAYGSTGFGAYVRGDGRVDFMEKLGFTNKPAIQDLATDSFFVPVSEEQLPLLDAGLTVAFPIFVDAAQITDNPLWQAIPSVQAGHSVVLGDATLANAFSLATPQSIQYALENAVPLFAGAL; via the coding sequence ATGTCGTCCCGCACCGCCCTCCGCGGCACAGCCGTCCTGGCCGCCGCTCTCGTCCTCGCCGGTTGCGGCGGCTCCGACGCCGGCTCCGGGGGCGGCAGCGCCCAGGGCAGCACCGCCCCCACCAGCGGTCAGTCGAGCTTCCCGGTCACCGTGACCACCGCCTTCGGGGACGTCGAGGTGCCGAAGGCCCCGGAGCGCGTCGTCGCACTGGGCTGGGGCGACGCGGAGACCGCGCTGGCGCTGGGCGTGCAGCCGGTCGGGGCCAGCGACTGGCTGGCCTTCGGCGGCGAGGGCGTGGGCCCGTGGGCCGCGGGCGAGTACGACCAAGCCCCGCAGATCATCGGGACCCTCGAGCCGAGCTACGAGGCGATCGCGGCGCTGAAGCCGGACCTGATCCTGGACACCAAGTCCCCGGCGACCCAGGAGCGGTACGACAAGCTGTCGGCGATCGCGCCGACCATCGGCCAGCCCGAGGGCGTCGACCCGTACCTGACCACCTACACCCAGCAGCTCGACCTGGTCGGCCAGGCGCTGGGGAAGACCACCGAGGCCGACGCGGTCGCCGCCCAGGTCGACGACGCCTTCACCGCCGCCGCGGCCGCCCACCCGGAGTTCAAGGGCGTCGACGTGGCCGTGGCCGCCTACGGGTCGACCGGCTTCGGGGCCTACGTGCGCGGCGACGGCCGCGTCGACTTCATGGAGAAGCTGGGCTTCACGAACAAGCCGGCCATCCAGGACCTCGCCACCGACAGCTTCTTCGTCCCGGTCAGCGAGGAGCAGCTGCCGCTGCTGGACGCCGGCCTGACCGTGGCGTTCCCGATCTTCGTCGACGCCGCCCAGATCACCGACAACCCGCTGTGGCAGGCGATCCCGTCGGTGCAGGCCGGCCACAGCGTGGTGCTCGGTGACGCCACGCTGGCCAACGCCTTCTCCCTGGCGACGCCGCAGAGCATCCAGTACGCGCTGGAGAACGCCGTCCCGCTGTTCGCCGGCGCGCTCTGA
- a CDS encoding pyridoxamine 5'-phosphate oxidase family protein has protein sequence MTTPEAHKVAELISGERIAMFTTTAPQGTLTSRPMALQEVEFDGDLWFFAERSSRKVGHLDAHPEVNVTVGSGSTWVSLTGRASVVDDPEKKRELWNGGVAAWFPDGPDDASIVLLRVEGTSAEYWDTPGGRIATALSFAKAKVTGQPYDGGENETVRL, from the coding sequence ATGACCACTCCCGAGGCACACAAGGTCGCCGAGCTGATCTCCGGCGAGCGCATCGCGATGTTCACCACCACCGCCCCGCAGGGCACGCTGACCAGCCGCCCGATGGCGCTGCAGGAGGTCGAGTTCGACGGCGACCTCTGGTTCTTCGCCGAGCGCAGCTCCCGCAAGGTCGGGCACCTCGACGCCCACCCCGAGGTCAACGTGACCGTGGGCTCGGGCAGCACCTGGGTCTCCCTCACCGGTCGCGCGTCCGTGGTCGACGACCCGGAGAAGAAGCGCGAGCTGTGGAACGGCGGGGTCGCCGCCTGGTTCCCCGACGGCCCGGACGACGCATCGATCGTGCTGCTGCGGGTCGAGGGCACCTCGGCGGAGTACTGGGACACCCCCGGCGGCCGGATCGCCACCGCGCTGAGCTTCGCCAAGGCCAAGGTCACCGGACAGCCCTACGACGGCGGGGAGAACGAGACCGTCCGGCTCTGA
- a CDS encoding endo-1,4-beta-xylanase translates to MPPEVRSAASRPSAVDPQLHHRRTEATLTVRGRDGEPLAGAEVTVAQLRHRFLFGCIGFDLVPLANGEDEAVPGSVFGGAAAPAQAAALADRWLEVFNAATLPFYWSEFEPVRGRPETARLRRAAEWFTERGVVVKGHPLAWHTLAPDWLLDSTDAEVEAALRARIRRDVTDMAGVVDTWDAINEVVIMPVFDRYDNALSRLARRLGRVGTVRLAFEEARAANPSATLLLNDFDMSSAYEHLVEDCLEAGVQIDALGLQSHMHQGWWGEERTLEVLERFARFGLPLHLTESTLLSGELMPPEVEDLNDWQVDEWPSTPEGEARQADELVRHHRTLLSHPAVEAATYWGITDAGAWLGAPVGLLRADGTPKPSYDALRDLVRGEWWLPPTTLRTDDAGRVPVTGFLGDYSVTGPDGSATVALDQAGPVDVEVRLS, encoded by the coding sequence ATGCCGCCCGAGGTCCGGTCCGCCGCCAGCCGCCCGTCCGCCGTCGACCCGCAGCTCCACCACCGGCGCACCGAGGCGACGCTCACCGTCCGCGGCCGGGACGGTGAGCCGCTGGCCGGCGCCGAGGTGACCGTCGCGCAGCTGCGGCACCGGTTCCTGTTCGGCTGCATCGGCTTCGACCTGGTGCCGCTGGCCAACGGCGAGGACGAGGCGGTGCCGGGCTCGGTGTTCGGCGGAGCCGCCGCCCCGGCCCAGGCCGCCGCGCTGGCCGACCGGTGGCTGGAGGTGTTCAACGCCGCCACGCTGCCGTTCTACTGGAGCGAGTTCGAGCCCGTGCGCGGCCGGCCGGAAACCGCGCGGCTGCGGCGGGCCGCGGAGTGGTTCACCGAGCGCGGCGTCGTGGTCAAGGGCCATCCCCTCGCCTGGCACACGCTGGCCCCGGACTGGCTGCTCGACAGCACGGACGCCGAGGTCGAGGCGGCGCTGCGCGCGCGCATCCGGCGCGACGTCACCGACATGGCCGGCGTGGTCGACACCTGGGACGCGATCAACGAGGTCGTGATCATGCCGGTGTTCGACAGGTACGACAACGCGCTCAGCCGGCTCGCCCGCCGGCTCGGCCGCGTCGGCACGGTCCGGCTCGCGTTCGAGGAGGCCCGGGCCGCGAACCCCTCGGCCACGCTGCTGCTCAACGACTTCGACATGTCCAGCGCCTACGAGCACCTGGTCGAGGACTGCCTGGAGGCCGGCGTGCAGATCGACGCGCTGGGCCTGCAGAGCCACATGCACCAGGGCTGGTGGGGCGAGGAGCGCACGCTGGAGGTGCTGGAGCGGTTCGCCCGGTTCGGGCTGCCCCTGCACCTCACCGAGTCCACGCTGCTCTCGGGCGAGCTGATGCCGCCGGAGGTCGAGGACCTCAACGACTGGCAGGTCGACGAGTGGCCCTCCACCCCCGAGGGCGAGGCCCGCCAGGCCGACGAGCTGGTGCGCCACCACCGCACCCTGCTCTCCCACCCCGCCGTCGAGGCCGCGACCTACTGGGGCATCACCGACGCCGGCGCGTGGCTGGGCGCCCCGGTGGGCCTGCTGCGTGCCGACGGCACGCCCAAGCCGTCCTACGACGCCCTCCGCGACCTGGTGAGGGGCGAGTGGTGGCTGCCGCCGACCACCCTGCGCACCGACGACGCCGGCCGCGTGCCGGTCACCGGCTTCCTCGGCGACTACTCGGTCACCGGCCCGGACGGGTCGGCGACGGTCGCCCTGGACCAGGCCGGCCCGGTGGACGTCGAGGTGCGGCTCAGCTGA